Below is a genomic region from Streptomyces ferrugineus.
AGGCGGAGTTCCAGGAGGAGTACTGCGCCGGACCGCTCGCCTCCTTCACGCCGTACACCGTCACCGAGCCGGCCCTGCTGCGCCGCATGCTGGCCGAGGTGCGCCGCACGGGGGTGGCGGTGAGCAGCCGCCAGGTCACCGCCGACGCGCTGTCCGTGGCGGCGCCGGTGCGCGGCCCGGGCGGGTCGGTCGTCGCTGCCGTGTCCGTCGTCGTGCCGCAGGCCGCCGCGCAGGTGCCGGTGCTGGCGCCGGCGGTGCGACTGGCGGCGCGCGGGATATCGCGGGGGCTGGGGTGGCAGCCGGAGAAGGAGACGTAGGCGCCCCCGCGCGGCACGCGGCGGATATCCCTCTCGCCGGTGAGGACGGGGTGTGAGCTCCCTCGCGATACTGGAAGGGCCCTTGCCCCGAGGAGCCGCCCGTGTCCGCTCGTCCCTGGATCGCCCCCGCCGCCGAGCGCCTGCGCACGGCCGACCCGTACGTCGTCGACTCGGCGCTCGCCGCGCTCGTGCTGTTCGCCGTCTCCCTCCAGTGGATCTTCCCCGACGAGGGCGACGACCGGCTGACCTGGCAGGGCTGGCTGATCGGCGCCGCCACCGCACTGCCGCTGGTGTGGCGGCGCAGGGCGCCCTTCGCCACCGCGTGGGCCGTGTCCGTCGCCACCCCGGTCCAGGCCGTCTACCACGCGCCGCCGCCGGACGTGATGTACGGCGGCATGGTCGTCCTGTACACGATGGCCACCCTCGGCAAGCCCTGGCAGCGGCGGGTGATGCTCGCGGGCTGGCTGGCCGGGGTCTCGCTGACGATGCTGCACAAGGAGGACCCGCAGCCCTTCGAGTACGCCTTCCATCTGCTCGGTGTGGTCTGCGCCTACGGCTTCGGCGTGCTCGCGCGGGTGCGGCGGGCCTACACCGCCGAGTTGGAGGACCGGGCCCGGCGACTGGAGCGGGAGCGGGCCGCCGACACCGCGCGGGCCATCGCGCAGGAGCGCTCCCGGATCGCCCGGGACATGCACGACGTGCTCGCGCACGCGGTGAGCCTGATGGTGGTGCAGGCCGAGGCCGGTCCGGTGGTGGTGCGCAGCGATCCGGCGCGTGCGGAGGCGTCCTTCGACGCGATCGCGGCGGCCGGACGGGACGCGATGGCACAGCTGCGCCGGATCCTCGGCGTGCTCAAGGAGCCGCAGGCGGGCGGTGGTTCATGGCGGCTGCCGCAGCCGGGCGTGGCCGAGCTGCCCGGCCTGGTCGGCCGGGTCGGCGAGTCCGCCGGACTGCGCGTGGAACTGCGCACCTCCGGCACGCCCCGCCCGCTGCCCCAGGACACCGAGGTCGCCGCCTTCCGCGTGGTCCAGGAGGCCCTCACCAACACCGTCAAGCACGCCCGGGCCGGCTCCGCTACCGTCGAACTCGACTGGACGGAGGGCGGGTTGACGTTGACGGTGACCGATGACGGACACGGGCCGACGGCCGGCCACGGCGGGCACGGGCTGATCGGCATCCGGGAACGGGCCGCCGCGTGCGGGGGCAGCGCACGGGCCGGGCGCGGGCCGGAGGGCGGCTTCCAGGTGGTCGTACGGCTGCCCGCGGCCGTCGATCGGCAGGCGGCCCTGGGATGAGCATCCGGGTGGTCGTCGCCGACGACCAGGAACTGGTGCGCGCCGGCTTCAGCATGATCTTGGAGGCGCAGCCCGACATCGAGGTGGTCGCCGAGGCCGGGGACGGTGCCGAGGCGGTCGCGGCGGTGCGGCGGCACACGCCCGACGTGCTGCTCCTCGACATCCGGATGCCGGTCATGGACGGCCTGGACGCGGCCCGGCGGGTGTGCGGGCAGTCGAGCTGCAAGGTGGTCATGCTGACCACGTTCGACCTGGACGAGTACGTGTTCGAGGCGCTGTGCGCGGGGGCCAGCGGCTTCCTGCTGAAGGACGTACGGCGCGACGACCTGGTGCACGCCGTGCGGGTCGTGGCGGCCGGGGACTCGCTGCTCGCGCCGACGGTGACCCGGCGGCTGGTCGCGGACCTCGTGCGGCGCCGGCGCGAGGAGGCCGCGGCCGAGGTCACCCCGCAGCGGCTCGACGTCCTGACCGCGCGCGAGGTGGAGACGCTGCGGCTGCTGGCGCGCGGGCTGTCCAACTCGGAGATCGCCACGACGCTGTTCGTGAGCGAGCACACCGTGAAGACCCATGTCAGCAACGTGCTGGGCAAGCTGGGCCTCAGGGACCGGGTGCAGGCGGTGATCTGCGCGTACGAGACGGGGCTCGTGGTGCCCGGATCCCCCTAGCGGGGGAGGCACCGGTGCCTCTCCCCCCCGCGACGGAGGCCCGCAAACCGCTCCCACCGGCGATCCGGTGACCACCCCCGCGGCAGGAGCCTGAGGGCGATGGCAACCGACCGTCCTGCCGGGAGGGACCGTGCTCTCCACGCTCGCCCGGGTGGCGACCCGCCGCCCGCTCACCGTCATCGCCCTCTGGGTGCTCTTCCTGCTGCTCGGCTTCGGCCTCGGCACCGGCGTCTTCAGCCGGCTCTCGGACAATGTGGCCGACATCCCGGGCACCGAGTCGGAGGCCGCCGCGCGGTACCTCGACGACACCGACCCCGCCGGCGAGTCGATCACCGGCGTCGTCGCGGGCGGCGCCGTCTCCGACCCCGGGCTGCGGGCCCAGGTCGAGCGGGCCGTCGCCGATGTGCGCTCGCTCGCCGGGGTGGCCGCCGTGCCCGACCCGTACGCCACCCGGGGCCTGACCGCCGAGGACGGGCGGGCCCTGATCATCCCCGTCACCCTCGAGGGCGGTCTCGACGACGCCGCCGAGGAGGCGGCCGTGGGCGCCGCGGCCGACCGGATCCGGCTGATCGACGCGCCCGAAGTGCACGTCAGCGGCGGCCCGCTGCTCGGCACCCAGATCGCCGAGCGGGCCCAGGAGGACGTGCGCAACGCGGAGTTGATCTCGCTGCCGGTCGTCCTGGCGCTGCTGCTGGTGGTGTTCGGCGGGCTGCGCGCGGCGATGCTGCCGCTGGTGATCGCGGTCAGCGGGATCGCGGGGGCGTTCCTGGCGCTGTTCCTGTTCAGCGAGGTCACCGACATCTCCGTGTACGCGATCCAGGTGACGACGATGCTGGGGCTCGGACTCGCCGTGGACTACGCCCTGTTGATGGTGGTCCGCTTCCGCGAGGAGCGCCGGCACACCGAGGACGTGGCGGAGGCGGTGCACCGTACGGTCGCGGCGGCCGGCCGCACGGTGCTGTTCTCCGGGCTGACGGTCGCGGTCAGTCTGACCGGGCTGCTGGTGTTCCCCAGCGTCTTCCTGCGCAGCATGGGCCTGGCCGTGGCCGCCGTGGTGGTCGTCGACATGCTGGCCGCGCTCACGCTGCTGCCCGCGCTGCTCGCCAGGTTCGGCGGGAGGATCGCGCCGGCGAAGGACCGCCCGGAGGGCGAGGAGGGCCGTGTCTTCGCCCGTCTGGCCCGCTTCTCGGCCCGCCGCCGTATCGCCGTCGTGGCGACCGTCGTCCCGGTCCTGCTGGTCCTGGCGCTGCCCGTCACCGGCATGACGATCAACCTCGGCGACGCCCAGCAGCTCCCGGCCGGCACCGAGGCACGGCAGTTGTACGACACCGTCGACGAGCACTTCCCGCCCGGCACCGGCGTCACCCCGATCACCGTGGTGCTGCGGCCGGGCACGGACGCCGCGACGGCCGACCGCGTCCTGGCGCTGTCCCCGACCGCGACGTCCCGCGAACTGCCCGGAGGCACCGGCGTCGTCCGCGTCCAGCCGCCGGGCAGCGTCGACGGCGAGGAGGCCACCGCCCTGGTCGAGCGGATACGGGAGGTCCGCGGTGACGCGCCCGTCGAGGTCACCGGACCGGCCGCGCGCCTGGTGGACTTCCGCGAGATGCTCGCCGAGCGGGCGCCCTGGGCGGCGGTCACCGTCCTGGCCGGCATCTTCGCCCTGCTCTTCGCCTTCACGGGCTCGCTGCTGATCCCGCTGCGCACCATCCTCACCACCCTGCTCAGCCTGGGCGCCGCGCTCGGCGTGGTGGTGTGGGTCTTCCAGGACGGCCATCTGGCCGGGCTGCTGGGCGGGGAGGGCCTCGGTGCGCTGAGCCTGACCGCGCCGCCGCTGATCGTGGCGATCGCCTTCGGACTCGCCATGGACTACGAGCTGTTCATCCTGGCGCGGATGCGTGAGGCGCGACAGCTCACCGGGGACGACCAGGAAGCCGTGGTCAGCGGTCTGCGCCGCTCCGGCCGCGTCGTCACCTGCGCGGCGCTGCTCCTCGCGGTGGTCTTCGGCGCCTTCATGACGGGCGGCTTCGCCCCGATCCTGCAGATCGGCCTGGGGCTCACCCTCGCGGTGCTGATCGACGCGACGGTCGTACGGATGCTGCTGGTGCCGGCGACGATGGCGCTGCTCGGCCGGCGCGCCTGGTGGGCACCGCGGCCGCTGCGCCGGGCGCACGAACGGTTCGGCCTGCACGAGCAGTCACCCGCACCCGAGCCACCGGTGACGACCAGCGCCTGACACCTCCCGGGCACCGGCACCTGACCCGTGCCGGTGCCTAGAGGCGGACCGTCATCTCCACGGTCACGTCGTCCCCGGAGCCCAGCCGCCCCCGTACCGCCTTCTTCAGCGGCAGCAGATAGCCCCCGTCCTTGGGAAAGAGCGAGGTCTCGAAGGCGACCTCGTCGATGCGTGCCTCGACCGGGACGACACCCCAGCCGTACGTGGCCATCGCCGCCACGTCCCGGATGTCGGCGGACTCCTCGTCCGGCACCCGGACGAAGTAGTACGGCGCCGGTCCGCGCCATTCGATCACCGGTCCGGTGAAGGCGAGTTCCATGCGGCATTCATAGGATGAACTTCCCTGTGCCGCAAGGGTTTTCTCTGCTTCACCTCTTGACGACCGGAACGCCGGAGAGCACATTGGCGACACTTTGAGAGCGCTCTCAAGCCCAAGCCCGCTCTCCGACGCACCCGCACCTCCCCCACTCCGTACACCGAGAGGCAGCACCCCATGAGTGACCCCTCCGGCATACACCGCAGACACCGCTCCCCACGGCGTGCGCTGCTCGCCGTGCTCGGCACGCTCGGCCTGGTGGCGGCCGTCGCCACCGTCGCCGTGCCGTCCGCGAACGCCTCCGCTCCCCCGCCCCCGTCGGGCTGGACGCAGGTCTTCCTGGACGACTTCAACGGCGCCGCGAACACCGGCGTGAACACCTCCGACTGGCAGTACGACATCGGCACCTCGTACCCGGGCGGCCCCGCCAACTGGGGCACCGGCGAGGTCGAGACGATGACGAACAGCACCGCCAACGTCTCGCTCGACGGCAACGGCAACCTCCGCATCACGCCCCGGCGCGACGCGGCCGGCAACTGGACCTCGGGCCGGATCGAGACCGTGCGCACCGACTTCCAGCCCCCGGCGGGCGGCAAGCTGCGGGTGGAGGGCCGCATCCAGATGCCGAACGTCACCGGCACCGCCGCCGAGGGCTACTGGCCGGCGTTCTGGATGCTGGGCGCGCCGTATCGCGGCAACTACCACAACTGGCCGAGCGTCGGCGAGCTGGACCTCATGGAGAACGTCCAGGGTCTGAACCGGGTGTGGGCCACGCTGCACTGCGGCACCAACCCGGGCGGCCCCTGCAACGAGACCACCGGCCTCGGCAACTACACGGCGTGCCCCGGCTCGACGTGCCAGTCGGCCTTCCACACCTACACCATGGAGTGGGACCGCTCCGTGAGCCCCGAGACGATCCGCTTCTCCGTGGACGGCACCCAGTTCCACTCGGTCAACGCGAGCCAGATGGACGCGACGACCTGGTCCAACGCCACCAACCACGGCTTCTTCATCATCCTGAACGTGGCGATGGGCGGCGCCTTCCCGGACGCCTTCGGCGGCGGCCTGGACGGCGACACCCAGCCCGGCCATCCGATGGTCGTCGACTACGTCCAGGTGCTGTCGACCGGTGGCAGCGATACCACACCCCCGCCGACGGGCAACCGTGACGCCTACAGCGCCATCCAGGCCGAGTCGTACGACGGCCAGGGCGGCGTGAGCACCGAGTCCACCGCCGACTCGGGCGGCGGCCAGAACATCGGCGCGCTCGCAGACGGCGACTGGGCGCTGTACCGGGGCGTCGACTTCGGCTCCACGGCGGCCACTCAGTTCGTCGCCCGGGTGGCCAGCGGTGCGGCGGGCGGCGTCAGCGGTCTGGTGGAGGTACGCCTGGACAGCCGCGGCAACGCACCCATCGGCAGCTTCGCGGTGGGCAACACGGGCGGCTGGCAGTCGTGGCGGACGATCCCGGCGAACATCAGCCGGGTGACCGGCACCCACGACGTCTATCTCACCTTCACCAGCGGCCAGCCGGCGGACTTCGTGAACGTGAACTGGTTCAACTTCGGCCGCTGACAGCGGCGTCACCGATGCGGTGCCCCGTGAGGCGGTCCTCGCGGGGCACCTGAACGGTCCGGGGCCGGAGGCCGCCCCTGCCCTTCGTCTGACAAGATGCCGGAGTCGCCCCCGTGCTCGCAGAAGGCCTGTCCTCATGCCCGTGCAATTACAAGCCGGCCTGATCAGTGCCGGTGTGTCGGCGCTGATCCTCGTCCTCGGCGAGCTCTTCCTCCGGCAGCGTGCCCGCCAGGAGAAGAGGCAGGGAATCCAGGCCACTTACCAGAAGTACTCCGAGCCGCTCGCGCTGAGTTCAACAGATCTCTTCTGGCGCCTGCGTGAGGTCTTCGACACGAGCGGCGCGGGCTTCTACCTACAGGGCCAGGTCCATGCCACCAAGTTCGAGCACTACAAGGCGCTCAGCACGCTCTACCGTCTCGCGGTCGTGCTCGGCTGGATCCGCGCCCTGCGACGCGAGTTGTTCTTCCTTCCCGGTGCCAGCAGGGAAACGCTGAAACGGCTTGACGATGCGCTGCACTCCTTCACCTCGGCCTTGGCCGAGGGCGGGCACGTGGAAACGAGGCGGGTCGCTTCGTTGATGAGCCTGTGGAGCGTCGGTGTCACCCCCTCGACCGAGGTGGTCACCCAGGCGGGGATCCGGATCGACCGCGAGCAGAGAAGGTTCCTCCACGAGGCGCAGGCAGCCGACGCCAACCAGTTGTCCGACGACGACCAGCTGCGCCTGTGCCGGGCCGTGGCCGACATGCTGGCGGACGTGATCGACTGTCCGCGCATCGCCACCGGCATCGTCGAGGAGACGCGTCACCGGGCGGTTTCGTGCCTGGCGGTCCGCGAGGCGTGGATCTACCGGGACTGGCAGGCCGCGATCGGTGACCTGGTGCTGCGCGATGCCCAGCTGGGTCAACGCCAGTTCGAAGTCATCGGATACAAGCAGTTCGAGGAGATGAGCGTCAACGGCGAGGAGGAAGACCGCCTGTGGCTGCGCCGCCTCCACACTGTCGTCGACGACCTCGACGTCGGCGGCGACCGCACGCGCGACGCGCGCATCGACCAGCTGTGGGAGATCCATCTGGCCACCGCGCGCATCATCGAGGCACTGCACAAGGCCGACGCCGCCCGATCCAGGATCTCTCCGGCGACGGTGCGCGCCGTCCAAGAGGCGCTGGCCTTGGCGGCGGCCGGCTCATGAAGCCCGTCGGCGCAGCTCCGCACGGAACGCCGCCGGTGTCAGCTCCGTGTGCTGATGAAAGAACTTGGAGAAGTTCGCGGCATCCGGAAATCCCACCGCCGCCCCTACCCGCCCTATCGGCATGTCCGTGTGGGCGAGCAGTCTCTTCGCCTCCAGGATCACGCGCTTGTCGATGAAGCCCTTGGGCGTCTGGCCGGTAGCGGCACGGACCGCGCGGACAAGGGTGCGGCGCGAGTAGCCGAGCTGGTCGGCGTACGCGCTGACGCTGTGGTTCGTGGCGAAGCCCTTCTCCACCGCGTCCCGGAACAGGGTGAAGGTCGTGTCGGCCCGTTGGCGGGCGGCTTCCGCCGAGCTCGCGGCGAGGTGGGCCAGGCGCAGCAGAAACGCCGTCAGCGAGTGGCGCAGCACCGCGGTGTGCAGGCTCAGGGGCAGGGTCGTGGTGTCCTCGTACTCGCGTTGGAGTTGGGCCAGTGCCGAGCGGAGCGCGGTGAGCTGGGCTGCGTCGGGGTGGAGCAGGGGTGGGAGGTCGTAGCGGTAGAGGCCGGTGGCCTCGACCGTGGCACGGGGCAGGAAGCCGGGCTGCATGGTCAGGACGGTGCCCTGGTACTCGCTGGTCCGTGAGAAGCGGTGCACCTGTCCGGGGCGGATCCACAGCAGGTCGCCGGCGCTCGCCTCGTACTCCGTGAAGTCGATCATGTGGCGTACGGGGCCCTCGCCGAAGAGCATCACGACGTGGAAGTCGATGCGGTGCACGCGCTCCAGCGGCGCGTCGGTGGCGTGCCAGGTGCGGCCCGTGCCCATCTGGCCGACCTGCATGCCGACGCCCAGGACGCTCAGATCGACCGGGAAGGGGAACGTCCGGATCGCGTCGCCGCCGCCTTCAGCCGTTGTGTCCGCCATGTCCGTCTCGTGTCGTCTCAGTCGTGCGGGGTTCACGCTCAGTCGTGCGCGGCGTTCGCCGTGGTGTCCCACTTTCACCACAGCCTGGCACACACCGACCTTCCCTCTCAAAAGTCAGACTTTTACTTTTGAACGCGTTGGACCAGCCACTTCGCTCCGATCAAGGACTTTTTGAAGATGAGCACGCAGACACCGGACAGCTTCGAATGGACCGAACTCGACCGGCGTGCCGTCGACACGGCTCGTCTGCTCGCGGCCGATGCGGTACAGCGGGTGGGCAACGGTCACCCGGGCACCGCGATGAGCCTGGCGCCGGCCGCGTACACGATCTTTCAGAAGGTGATGCGTCACGATCCCGCCGATCCCGAGTGGACCGGTCGGGATCGTTTGGTTCTCTCCCCCGGCCACACCTCGCTGACCCTCTACACCCAGCTGTTCCTCGCCGGGTACGAGGTGGAGCTCGACGACCTCAAGTCGTTCCGGACCCATGGCTCGAAGACACCGGGTCACCCCGAGTACGGGCACACCGCGGGCGTCGAGACCACCACCGGCCCGCTCGGCCAGGGTGTCGCCAACGCCGTCGGCATGGCGATGGCCGCCCGCTACGAGCGCGGCCTGTTCGACCCGGACGCCCCCGAGGGCGAGTCCCCGTTCGACCACACCATCTGGGCGATCGTCTCCGACGGCGACCTTCAGGAGGGCGTCTCCGCCGAGGCCTCCTCCCTCGCCGGCCACCAGAAGCTCGGCAACCTCGTCTTCCTCTACGACGACAACCACATCTCCATCGAGGGCGACACCGCGACCGCGTTCTCCGAGGACGTGCTGAAGCGGTACGAGGCGTACGGCTGGCATGTGCAGCGGATCGAGCCCGCGCTGGGCGGCGACATCGACGTCCACGCGCTGTACGCGGCGCTCAAGGCGGCGCAGGCCGAGACCGGGCGCCCCTCGATCATCGCGATGCGCACGATCATCGCCTGGCCCGCCCCGAACGCCCAGAACACCGAGGCCTCCCACGGCTCCGCCCTCGGCGCCGACGAGATCGCCGCGACCAAGCGCCTCCTCGGCTTCGACCCCGAGCAGACCTTCGAGGTCGCCGACGAGGTCCTCGCCCACACCCGCCGCGCCCTGGACCGGGGCGCCGAGGCCCACGCCGCCTGGGACAAGCAGCTCGGCACCTGGCGCGCCGCCGACCCCGGGCGCGCCAGGCTGTTCGACCGGATCGTCGCCGGTCAGCTGCCCGAGGGGTGGCAGGACGCGCTGCCGGTCTTCGAGGAGGGCAAGGCCCTCGCCACGCGCGCGGCCTCCGGCAAGGTGCTGCAGGCACTGGGTGCGGTGCTCCCCGAGCTGTGGGGCGGCTCCGCCGACCTCGCCGGCTCCAACAACACCACCATCGACAAGACGAGTTCGTTCCTGCCGAAGGGCAACCCGCTGCCCGGGGCCGACCCGTACGGCCGTACCGTCCACTTCGGCATCCGCGAGTTCTCGATGGCCGCCGAGATGAACGGCATCGCCCTGCACGGCAACACGCGTGTCTACGGCGGCACCTTCCTGGTGTTCTCCGACTACATGCGCAACGCCGTGCGCATGTCCGCGCTGATGCAGCTGCCGGTGACGTACGTCTGGACGCACGACTCGATCGGCCTCGGCGAGGACGGCCCGACCCACCAGCCGGTCGAACACCTGGCCGCCCTGCGTGCCATCCCGGGCCTGAACGTCGTCCGTCCCGCCGACGCCAACGAGACCGCGATCGCCTGGGCCGAGATCCTCAGGCGGCACTCCACCGACCCGGCCCCGCACGGCCTCGCGCTCACCCGCCAGGGTGTGCCGACGTACGCGCCCAACCCGGACGCGGCGAAGGGCGGTTACGTCCTTCAGGACTCCTCCACCGAGACCCCCGAGGTCGTCCTCGTCGCCACCGGTTCCGAGGTCCAGCTCGCCGTCGCCGCGCGCGAGCGGTTGGAGGCCGAGGGGATCGGTACCCGGGTGGTGTCCATGCCGTCCGTGGAGTGGTTCGAGCAGCAGCCGCGGGCGTACCGCGAGAGCGTGCTGCCGCCGGCCGTGAAGGCGCGGGTCGCCGTCGAGGCCGGGATCGGGCTCACCTGGTACCGGTTCGTGGGCGACGCCGGACGCATCGTCTCCCTCGAGCACTTCGGCGCCTCCGCCAACGCCGGGACCCTGTTCGCCGAGTACGGCTTCACCGCCGACAACGTCGCCGCCGCGGCCCGGGAATCCCTGGCCGCCGCGCGTGGTTGATCCAGCCGCCAGAAAGAAGATGATCACTGTGACCACCGAAGCGACCGCCACCGCGGGCACCCTCGAGCACCTCTCCGACGAGGGCGTCTCGATCTGGCTGGACGACCTGTCGCGCAAGCGGATCGAGTCGGGCAACCTCGCCGGACTCATCGCGAACAAGCACGTCGTGGGCGTCACCACCAACCCCTCCATCTTCCAGGCCGCCATCGGCTCCGGCGAGGGCTACGAGGAGCAGCTCGCCGACCTGGCGGTGCGGGGCGTCACGGTCGACGAGGCCGTGCGCATGATGACCACCGCCGACGTGCGTGCCGCCGCCGACATCCTGCGGCCCGTGTACGACGCCACCGACGGCCGGGACGGCCGGGTCTCCATCGAGGTCAACCCGCGTCTGGCCCACGAGACGGCGGCCACGATCGCCGAGGCCCGCCAGCTCGCCTGGCTGGTCGACCGGCCCAACGTGATGATCAAGATTCCGGCGACCAGGGCCGGACTGCCCGCCATCACCGAGGTCATCGGCCAGGGCATCAGCGTCAATGTCACGCTGATCTTCTCCCTGGAGCGCTACCGCGAGGTCATGGACGCCTACCTGTCCGGTCTGGAGAAGGCCGCCGCGAAGGGCCTGGACCTGTCCGCCATCCACTCCGTGGCGTCCTTCTTCGTCTCCCGCGTCGACACCGAGATCGACAAGCGGCTGACAGCGATCGGCACGGGCGAGGCGCTCGCCCTCAAGGGCAGGGCCGCGCTCGCCAACGCCCGCCTCGCCTACGAGGCGTACGAAGAGGTCTTCGAGGGCGACCGCTGGATCGCCCTCACCGGTGCCCGCGCCAACAAGCAGCGTCCGCTGTGGGCCTCGACCGGTGTGAAGGACCCGGCCTACAAGGCCACCCTGTACGTGGACGAACTGGTCGCCCCCGGCACCGTCAACACGATGCCCGAGGCCACCCTGAACGCCACCGCCGACCAGGGCGAGATCACCGGCGACACGGTGACCGGCGGCTATGCGCAGGCCCGCGCCGACCTGGCCGCGGTGGAGACGCTCGGCATCTCCTACGACGAGGTGGTCACCCGTCTGGAGGACGAGGGCGTCGCCAAGTTCGAGGTGGCGTGGCAGGACCTGTTGAACGCCGTGAAGAAGTCGCTCAGCAGCAAGCAAGGGAGCTGACGCAGCATGACCTCCGACTGGGACAACCCCCTCCGCGACCCCCGGGACCGCCGTCTGCCCCGTATCGCGGGCCCGTCCGGGCTCGTCATCTTCGGCGTCACCGGCGACCTGTCCCGCAAGAAGCTGATGCCGGCCGTGTACGACCTCGCCAACCGCGGATTGCTGCCACCGGGCTTCTCGCTCGTCGGGTTCGCCCGGCGGGACTGGGAGGACGAGGACTTCGCGCAGATCGTGCACGACTCGGTGCGTGAGCATGCCCGTACGGAGTTCCGCGAGGAGGTCTGGCAGCAGCTCTCCGAGGGCATGCGGTTCATCCCGGGCGACTTCGACGACGACACGGCGTTCGACCGGCTGCGCCGGACGGTCGAGGAGCTGGACAAGGCGCGCGGGACGAGCGGCAACTACGCCTTCTATCTCTCGGTGCCGCCGAAGTTCTTCCCGAAGGTCGTGCGGCAGCTCAAGAAGCACGGCCTGGCGGACGCCCCCGAGGGGTCCTGGCGGCGGGCGGTCATCGAGAAGCCGTTCGGGCGCGACCTGGCGAGCGCCCGGGAGCTGAACGCGATCGTGCACGACGTGTTCGACCCGGAGCAGGTCTTCCGCATCGACCACTACCTGGGCAAGGAGACCGTCCAGAACATCCTGGCGCTGCGGTTCGC
It encodes:
- a CDS encoding sensor histidine kinase, with the translated sequence MSARPWIAPAAERLRTADPYVVDSALAALVLFAVSLQWIFPDEGDDRLTWQGWLIGAATALPLVWRRRAPFATAWAVSVATPVQAVYHAPPPDVMYGGMVVLYTMATLGKPWQRRVMLAGWLAGVSLTMLHKEDPQPFEYAFHLLGVVCAYGFGVLARVRRAYTAELEDRARRLERERAADTARAIAQERSRIARDMHDVLAHAVSLMVVQAEAGPVVVRSDPARAEASFDAIAAAGRDAMAQLRRILGVLKEPQAGGGSWRLPQPGVAELPGLVGRVGESAGLRVELRTSGTPRPLPQDTEVAAFRVVQEALTNTVKHARAGSATVELDWTEGGLTLTVTDDGHGPTAGHGGHGLIGIRERAAACGGSARAGRGPEGGFQVVVRLPAAVDRQAALG
- a CDS encoding response regulator, which translates into the protein MSIRVVVADDQELVRAGFSMILEAQPDIEVVAEAGDGAEAVAAVRRHTPDVLLLDIRMPVMDGLDAARRVCGQSSCKVVMLTTFDLDEYVFEALCAGASGFLLKDVRRDDLVHAVRVVAAGDSLLAPTVTRRLVADLVRRRREEAAAEVTPQRLDVLTAREVETLRLLARGLSNSEIATTLFVSEHTVKTHVSNVLGKLGLRDRVQAVICAYETGLVVPGSP
- a CDS encoding MMPL family transporter produces the protein MLSTLARVATRRPLTVIALWVLFLLLGFGLGTGVFSRLSDNVADIPGTESEAAARYLDDTDPAGESITGVVAGGAVSDPGLRAQVERAVADVRSLAGVAAVPDPYATRGLTAEDGRALIIPVTLEGGLDDAAEEAAVGAAADRIRLIDAPEVHVSGGPLLGTQIAERAQEDVRNAELISLPVVLALLLVVFGGLRAAMLPLVIAVSGIAGAFLALFLFSEVTDISVYAIQVTTMLGLGLAVDYALLMVVRFREERRHTEDVAEAVHRTVAAAGRTVLFSGLTVAVSLTGLLVFPSVFLRSMGLAVAAVVVVDMLAALTLLPALLARFGGRIAPAKDRPEGEEGRVFARLARFSARRRIAVVATVVPVLLVLALPVTGMTINLGDAQQLPAGTEARQLYDTVDEHFPPGTGVTPITVVLRPGTDAATADRVLALSPTATSRELPGGTGVVRVQPPGSVDGEEATALVERIREVRGDAPVEVTGPAARLVDFREMLAERAPWAAVTVLAGIFALLFAFTGSLLIPLRTILTTLLSLGAALGVVVWVFQDGHLAGLLGGEGLGALSLTAPPLIVAIAFGLAMDYELFILARMREARQLTGDDQEAVVSGLRRSGRVVTCAALLLAVVFGAFMTGGFAPILQIGLGLTLAVLIDATVVRMLLVPATMALLGRRAWWAPRPLRRAHERFGLHEQSPAPEPPVTTSA
- a CDS encoding DUF1905 domain-containing protein; amino-acid sequence: MELAFTGPVIEWRGPAPYYFVRVPDEESADIRDVAAMATYGWGVVPVEARIDEVAFETSLFPKDGGYLLPLKKAVRGRLGSGDDVTVEMTVRL
- a CDS encoding glycoside hydrolase family 16 protein; this translates as MSDPSGIHRRHRSPRRALLAVLGTLGLVAAVATVAVPSANASAPPPPSGWTQVFLDDFNGAANTGVNTSDWQYDIGTSYPGGPANWGTGEVETMTNSTANVSLDGNGNLRITPRRDAAGNWTSGRIETVRTDFQPPAGGKLRVEGRIQMPNVTGTAAEGYWPAFWMLGAPYRGNYHNWPSVGELDLMENVQGLNRVWATLHCGTNPGGPCNETTGLGNYTACPGSTCQSAFHTYTMEWDRSVSPETIRFSVDGTQFHSVNASQMDATTWSNATNHGFFIILNVAMGGAFPDAFGGGLDGDTQPGHPMVVDYVQVLSTGGSDTTPPPTGNRDAYSAIQAESYDGQGGVSTESTADSGGGQNIGALADGDWALYRGVDFGSTAATQFVARVASGAAGGVSGLVEVRLDSRGNAPIGSFAVGNTGGWQSWRTIPANISRVTGTHDVYLTFTSGQPADFVNVNWFNFGR
- a CDS encoding helix-turn-helix domain-containing protein, producing the protein MADTTAEGGGDAIRTFPFPVDLSVLGVGMQVGQMGTGRTWHATDAPLERVHRIDFHVVMLFGEGPVRHMIDFTEYEASAGDLLWIRPGQVHRFSRTSEYQGTVLTMQPGFLPRATVEATGLYRYDLPPLLHPDAAQLTALRSALAQLQREYEDTTTLPLSLHTAVLRHSLTAFLLRLAHLAASSAEAARQRADTTFTLFRDAVEKGFATNHSVSAYADQLGYSRRTLVRAVRAATGQTPKGFIDKRVILEAKRLLAHTDMPIGRVGAAVGFPDAANFSKFFHQHTELTPAAFRAELRRRAS
- the tkt gene encoding transketolase, with the translated sequence MSTQTPDSFEWTELDRRAVDTARLLAADAVQRVGNGHPGTAMSLAPAAYTIFQKVMRHDPADPEWTGRDRLVLSPGHTSLTLYTQLFLAGYEVELDDLKSFRTHGSKTPGHPEYGHTAGVETTTGPLGQGVANAVGMAMAARYERGLFDPDAPEGESPFDHTIWAIVSDGDLQEGVSAEASSLAGHQKLGNLVFLYDDNHISIEGDTATAFSEDVLKRYEAYGWHVQRIEPALGGDIDVHALYAALKAAQAETGRPSIIAMRTIIAWPAPNAQNTEASHGSALGADEIAATKRLLGFDPEQTFEVADEVLAHTRRALDRGAEAHAAWDKQLGTWRAADPGRARLFDRIVAGQLPEGWQDALPVFEEGKALATRAASGKVLQALGAVLPELWGGSADLAGSNNTTIDKTSSFLPKGNPLPGADPYGRTVHFGIREFSMAAEMNGIALHGNTRVYGGTFLVFSDYMRNAVRMSALMQLPVTYVWTHDSIGLGEDGPTHQPVEHLAALRAIPGLNVVRPADANETAIAWAEILRRHSTDPAPHGLALTRQGVPTYAPNPDAAKGGYVLQDSSTETPEVVLVATGSEVQLAVAARERLEAEGIGTRVVSMPSVEWFEQQPRAYRESVLPPAVKARVAVEAGIGLTWYRFVGDAGRIVSLEHFGASANAGTLFAEYGFTADNVAAAARESLAAARG